A genomic region of Antennarius striatus isolate MH-2024 chromosome 4, ASM4005453v1, whole genome shotgun sequence contains the following coding sequences:
- the LOC137593699 gene encoding dopamine D2-like receptor, which produces MRGELALLKDSENNTDRERYIDITFMVANGLILLITSVVGIAANIFVILAVYHQKSLQTSINALVVNLAVIDALRCVIDCPVLLTIVMTVYQRGHVDGLICDSQVASFSFCCCIQLLTLSCISAERHQAIAQPFKTTQRRRRITVLIPLTWTLAFVVAGFCLVFLKNSPVHVKCKGLQMETFSYDTFGIHMLFPLWVACFVIIIGFYTSIFALVKSHNRKIFDKGTFHPSKADKAEDKQEIGETTAVENGHKKPEQNQTLSKSAAQVELVTKAEPNSTKKDSTAALLHSTEAVECFSVVSRSSTESKTVLKITNLETDQPCPPALQMAVQGKEKPFETEQPGPSVRTVEANPSNGDTVPKAKCSTTKVQVSSDFATEKLYIEGAKINKAPSEKKESPPRVCTSSQLEKPETTSVFLIEPKRAQKNDGGGSLPVAAVDPGSSLHPVSNNIPETEGTKMNVEVEGAVCMMPSKARKERASKKKESKMAKRAGYIILTFLLFWLPLITTILVNFVVHKNKMPQIPIIQDMEILSVSLACITSLSNPIIYAAVNPQFFTEFCKFKKRVQTIFNKKL; this is translated from the exons ATGAGAGGCGAACTTGCACTTCTAAAGGACTCTGAGAACAACACTGATAGGGAGAGATACATTGACATCACCTTTATGGTGGCAAATGGATTGATTCTGTTGATAACTTCTGTTGTGGGAATTGCAgcaaatatttttgttattctGGCAGTTTATCACCAAAAATCACTGCAAACCTCCATTAACGCCCTGGTGGTGAATCTCGCCGTTATAGACGCTCTGAGATGTGTGATCGACTGCCCCGTTCTCCTGACCATCGTCATGACCGTGTATCAACGAGGACATGTGGACGGGCTGATCTGCGACTCACAAGTggcctctttctctttctgctgCTGCATCCAGCTACTGACGCTGTCCTGTATAAGTGCGGAGAGGCACCAGGCAATTGCACAACCCTTCAAGACCACTCAGCGTCGACGAAGGATTACGGTCTTGATTCCTCTCACATGGACATTGGCATTTGTGGTGGCTGGTTTTTGTCTGGTGTTTCTGAAGAACTCGCCCGTTCACGTGAAATGCAAAGGATTGCAGATGGAAACATTCTCCTATGACACTTTTGGTATTCACATGCTGTTTCCACTTTGGGTGGCATGTTTTGTTATTATCATTGGATTCTATACAAGCATATTTGCTCTTGTGAAATCACACAATCGCAAAATATTTGACAAAGGCACTTTTCATCCTTCAAAAGCAGACAAAGCAGAGGATAAGCAGGAGATTGGAGAaaccacagctgtggaaaatggACATAAAAAACCAGAGCAAAATCAGACCTTGAGTAAAAGTGCTGCTCAGGTGGAATTAGTGACAAAAGCCGAACCAAATTCAACCAAGAAAGATTCTACAGCTGCTCTACTTCACTCAACAGAAGCCGTGGAATGTTTTTCTGTCGTTTCAAGGAGTAGCACAGAATCAAAAACTGTATTGAAGATAACCAACTTAGAAACAGACCAGCCTTGCCCTCCTGCATTGCAGATGGCAGTGCAGGGGAAGGAGAAACCTTTTGAGACAGAGCAGCCCGGTCCCAGTGTCAGGACAGTTGAAGCAAATCCATCAAATGGAGACACTGTTCCAAAAGCTAAGTGCTCGACCACAAAGGTGCAGGTATCCAGCGATTTTGCCACAGAGAAGCTTTACATAGAGGGAGCAAAAATCAACAAAGCACcatctgaaaagaaagaaagcccaCCGCGTGTTTGCACATCTTCGCAATTAGAAAAGCCAGAAACCACTTCTGTTTTCCTGATTGAACCAAAGCGAGCACAGAAAAACGACGGAGGAGGCTCGCTGCCTGTTGCTGCAGTCGATCCAGGTTCCTCATTACATCCAGTTTCAAACAATATTCCTGAGACAGAAGGTACTAAAATGAATGTGGAGGTGGAAGGAGCTGTTTGCATGATGCCTTCAAAAGCGAGGAAAGAAAGAGCAAGCAAGAAGAAAGAGAGTAAAATGGCTAAGCGTGCAGGATACATAATCTTAACATTCCTCTTATTCTGGTTGCCGCTGATCACAACCATTCTGGTGAATTTTGTCGTTCACAAAAACAAGATGCCACAG aTACCAATCATCCAGGACATGGAGATTCTGTCAGTCTCTCTTGCCTGCATCACATCTCTAAGCAACCCAATAATATACGCCGCAGTGAACCCTCAGTTTTTTACAGAGTTttgtaagtttaaaaaaagggtACAAACCATATTCAATAAGAAATTATGA